A section of the Pseudomonas flavescens genome encodes:
- the sbcD gene encoding exonuclease subunit SbcD: protein MRLLHTSDWHLGQHFMGKTRQAEHQAFCAWLIEQVREHAVQVVLVAGDIFDTGSPPSYAREQYNHFVVALRDTGCQLVVLGGNHDSVAMLGESRTLLAQLGTRVIPGVGVHLHEQLLVLEGADGQPSALLCAIPFIRPRDVLRSEAGQSAADKQLSLQQAIHAHYQALFELALARRAELGAALPIIATGHLTTVGASASESVREIYVGALEAFPTSSFPAADYIALGHIHRPQKVGGLEHIRYSGSPIPLSFDEARQQKEVLLVDVDESGLREVRALPVPRFQALQSIRGSLKTLPAALAEAAIDGTPERPVWLEVQVEGDDYLSDLQVRIAALCEGLPVEVLRIRRARGTAVASLHGEQSTLDELTPEQVFEQRLLSETFEPDQAHRLHGLYNQVVASLRDDDT from the coding sequence ATGCGCCTTCTGCACACCTCCGACTGGCACCTGGGCCAGCACTTCATGGGCAAGACGCGCCAGGCCGAGCATCAGGCGTTCTGTGCCTGGCTGATCGAACAGGTGCGCGAGCATGCGGTGCAGGTGGTGCTGGTGGCCGGGGACATTTTCGACACCGGCTCACCGCCCAGTTATGCCCGCGAGCAGTACAACCATTTCGTCGTCGCGCTGCGCGACACCGGGTGCCAACTGGTGGTGCTCGGCGGTAATCATGATTCGGTGGCCATGCTGGGCGAGAGCCGTACCTTGCTGGCGCAGCTTGGCACCCGGGTGATCCCCGGCGTCGGTGTCCATCTGCACGAGCAACTGCTGGTGCTCGAGGGCGCCGATGGCCAGCCCTCGGCACTGCTCTGCGCCATCCCCTTCATCCGCCCGCGTGATGTGCTGCGCAGCGAGGCGGGGCAGAGTGCAGCGGACAAGCAGTTGTCGCTGCAACAGGCCATCCATGCTCATTATCAGGCGCTGTTCGAGCTGGCTCTGGCGCGACGTGCCGAACTGGGCGCGGCCTTGCCGATCATCGCTACCGGGCACCTGACCACCGTCGGTGCCAGTGCCAGTGAATCGGTGCGAGAAATCTACGTCGGCGCGCTGGAAGCCTTCCCGACGTCTTCCTTTCCCGCTGCCGACTACATCGCGCTCGGCCACATCCATCGGCCGCAGAAAGTCGGTGGTCTGGAGCACATCCGCTACAGCGGCTCGCCAATCCCGCTGAGCTTCGACGAAGCGCGTCAGCAGAAGGAGGTGCTGTTGGTGGACGTCGACGAAAGTGGTCTGCGTGAGGTGCGCGCTTTGCCGGTGCCGCGCTTCCAGGCCCTGCAATCGATTCGCGGTTCCCTGAAAACGCTACCTGCTGCCCTTGCAGAAGCTGCCATCGACGGCACGCCCGAGCGCCCGGTCTGGCTGGAGGTGCAGGTCGAAGGTGACGATTACCTCAGCGATCTGCAGGTACGTATCGCCGCGTTGTGCGAAGGCCTGCCGGTGGAAGTGCTGCGCATCCGCCGCGCCCGGGGCACGGCGGTGGCCAGCCTGCACGGTGAGCAGAGCACCCTCGATGAATTGACGCCCGAGCAGGTATTCGAGCAGCGTCTGCTGAGCGAAACCTTTGAGCCGGATCAGGCGCATCGGCTACATGGCCTCTACAACCAGGTGGTTGCGAGCCTGCGCGATGACGACACCTGA
- a CDS encoding methyltransferase domain-containing protein: MNTASARPLSLCATALALFGLLHSASTHAQTIALDVPYVPTPEPVVARMLEMANVGPDDYVVDLGSGDGRIAISAVKDRGAKAAYGIDLNPQRIEEAEANAQQAGVMDKVVFEQGDLFKKDIADADVLTMYLLNSVNMRLRPVILDTLEPGTRVVSHAFSMEDWEPDRSDIVEGARIYLWVVPAKIAGNWQIESEGETFHVDLQQRFQEISGTTQHQENLRGRLNGTELRFEVDGKLYVGQVEGDRIEPISAEGAVTGWSARRS, from the coding sequence ATGAACACCGCGTCCGCCCGCCCCCTCTCCCTGTGCGCCACTGCGCTGGCCCTGTTCGGCCTGCTGCACAGCGCGTCCACCCACGCCCAGACGATCGCCCTCGACGTGCCCTACGTGCCCACTCCCGAACCGGTGGTGGCACGCATGCTGGAGATGGCCAACGTCGGCCCGGACGACTACGTGGTGGATCTCGGCTCGGGCGATGGCCGCATCGCCATCTCGGCAGTGAAGGATCGGGGCGCCAAGGCTGCCTACGGTATCGACCTGAACCCGCAGCGCATCGAAGAAGCCGAAGCCAACGCGCAGCAAGCCGGCGTCATGGACAAGGTGGTGTTCGAGCAGGGCGACCTGTTCAAGAAGGACATCGCCGATGCCGACGTGCTGACCATGTACCTGCTGAACTCCGTCAACATGCGCCTGCGCCCGGTGATCCTCGACACCCTGGAGCCCGGCACCCGTGTGGTTTCCCACGCCTTCAGCATGGAGGACTGGGAGCCGGATCGCAGCGATATCGTCGAAGGTGCACGCATCTACCTGTGGGTGGTCCCAGCCAAGATCGCTGGCAACTGGCAGATCGAGAGCGAAGGCGAGACCTTCCATGTCGACCTGCAGCAGCGCTTCCAGGAGATCAGCGGCACCACCCAGCACCAGGAAAACCTGCGTGGTCGCCTCAATGGTACCGAGCTGCGCTTCGAGGTCGACGGCAAGCTGTACGTCGGCCAGGTCGAGGGTGATCGCATCGAACCGATTTCCGCCGAAGGCGCGGTGACCGGCTGGAGCGCACGACGGAGCTAA
- a CDS encoding APC family permease, which yields MNARTATRQPGLSVIDGVAMLVGVVIGVGIFGFPPLVAQHADNAFVYIGLWLAGGLVMLVGALCYAELGASYPDRGGEYHYLNLAWGRQVSLLFAWARGTVIQTGAIAVVAFIYGDYAQRLLPLGDHGSAWHATLVVLALTALNILGTHESKRLQVLFTGITLVALVTVILAGLLLAEPVAAVPAAAAEGSGNLAGMLGMGMVFVLLTYGGWNEAAYLSGELRNPARNMSRVLLFGTLVVTAVYLLANLVFINIFGLEGLRQSTAIGADLMTIVAGPWGGVLLSVLICITAISTLNATILTGSRVYYALGRDVPQLSMLGAWNDRAATPVRALLVQCLITLPLLLFGALSENGVQSMVAYTAPVFWLFMCLTALSLLRLRRLQPNSTRPFSVPLYPLMPVLFAGSCLALFVSSALYAGAGALLGLVVLAAGLPLLLLQRPAQTVPSGSN from the coding sequence ATGAACGCACGCACAGCGACACGACAACCCGGCCTGTCGGTCATCGACGGCGTCGCCATGCTGGTCGGCGTGGTGATCGGCGTCGGCATCTTCGGCTTCCCGCCGCTGGTGGCCCAGCACGCCGACAATGCCTTCGTGTACATCGGCCTGTGGCTGGCCGGCGGCCTGGTGATGCTGGTCGGCGCGCTGTGCTATGCCGAACTCGGCGCCAGCTATCCGGATCGCGGCGGTGAATACCACTACCTCAACCTGGCCTGGGGCCGGCAGGTCAGCCTGCTGTTCGCCTGGGCCAGGGGCACGGTGATCCAGACCGGCGCAATCGCCGTGGTGGCGTTCATCTATGGCGATTACGCCCAGCGCCTGCTACCGCTGGGCGACCATGGCAGCGCCTGGCACGCCACCCTGGTGGTACTGGCACTGACCGCGCTGAATATCCTCGGCACTCATGAATCCAAGCGCTTGCAGGTGCTGTTCACCGGCATCACCCTGGTGGCGCTGGTCACCGTGATACTCGCCGGTCTGCTGCTGGCCGAACCGGTTGCGGCCGTGCCGGCGGCTGCAGCGGAAGGCAGCGGCAACCTGGCGGGCATGCTCGGCATGGGCATGGTCTTCGTGCTGCTTACCTACGGCGGCTGGAACGAGGCGGCCTACCTTTCCGGCGAATTGCGCAACCCGGCACGCAACATGAGCCGCGTGCTGCTGTTCGGCACGCTGGTGGTGACCGCCGTGTACCTGTTGGCCAATCTGGTGTTCATCAACATCTTCGGCCTCGAGGGCCTGCGCCAGTCGACCGCCATTGGCGCTGACCTGATGACCATCGTCGCCGGCCCCTGGGGCGGTGTACTGCTCAGCGTGCTGATCTGCATCACCGCGATCAGCACGCTGAACGCCACCATCCTTACCGGTTCACGGGTGTATTACGCGCTAGGGCGGGACGTGCCTCAACTGTCGATGCTCGGCGCCTGGAACGACCGCGCGGCAACGCCGGTGCGGGCATTGCTGGTGCAATGCCTGATCACCCTGCCGCTGTTGCTGTTCGGCGCCTTGAGCGAGAACGGCGTACAAAGCATGGTGGCCTACACCGCACCAGTGTTCTGGCTGTTCATGTGCCTGACCGCCCTGTCGCTGCTGCGTCTGCGCCGACTGCAACCGAACAGTACGCGGCCATTCAGCGTGCCGCTGTACCCGCTGATGCCGGTGTTGTTCGCTGGCAGCTGCCTGGCGCTGTTCGTGTCGAGCGCACTGTATGCGGGCGCTGGAGCACTGCTCGGCCTGGTCGTGCTTGCAGCAGGATTGCCGCTGCTGCTGTTGCAAAGACCTGCGCAAACGGTGCCCAGCGGTTCGAACTGA
- a CDS encoding HAD family hydrolase, translating into MQPKPPIELLICDCDGVLIDSEIIAERHLHAALAEHYPAHELDVVLAGTFGLQSRDILARVEAHFGKRLPDGFLEENRTRIKALIRAEVQPIEGVREALLKIDLPLAVASNSYGDAVAFALQRCELVERVNRGAFSADQVERPKPAPDLYLLAAERAGVDPRNCLVVEDSVTGATAALTAGMQVVGFLGASHIPPEHGETLRQLGVQHLIGRMSELPALVQRLQNGGA; encoded by the coding sequence ATGCAGCCGAAACCGCCCATCGAACTGCTGATCTGTGATTGCGACGGCGTACTGATCGACAGCGAGATCATCGCCGAGCGTCACCTGCACGCGGCACTGGCCGAACACTATCCGGCCCATGAGCTGGACGTGGTACTGGCCGGCACCTTCGGACTGCAGAGCCGTGACATTCTGGCCCGGGTCGAGGCGCACTTCGGCAAACGCCTGCCCGACGGTTTTCTCGAAGAGAACCGCACCCGTATCAAGGCACTGATCCGCGCTGAAGTGCAGCCGATCGAAGGCGTGCGCGAGGCCCTGTTGAAAATCGACCTGCCGCTGGCCGTGGCCTCCAACAGCTACGGTGATGCCGTGGCCTTCGCCCTGCAACGCTGCGAACTGGTCGAACGGGTAAACCGCGGTGCGTTCAGCGCCGATCAGGTCGAACGGCCCAAACCCGCTCCGGATCTATACCTGTTGGCCGCAGAGCGCGCTGGCGTCGATCCGCGCAACTGCCTGGTCGTGGAAGACAGCGTCACCGGCGCCACCGCCGCATTGACGGCGGGCATGCAAGTCGTCGGTTTTCTGGGCGCCAGCCATATCCCCCCGGAGCACGGCGAAACCTTGCGCCAACTGGGTGTGCAGCACCTGATCGGGCGCATGAGTGAATTGCCGGCGCTGGTGCAGCGCTTGCAGAACGGCGGCGCCTGA
- a CDS encoding DUF6434 domain-containing protein, with product MAFDWHGGTITRDTPIGSDYRSTQNVRRFMCEQCGAGFRFDRPFMAWIRSGAPRTMGEVVDEWKRLNGETGASALP from the coding sequence ATGGCTTTCGACTGGCATGGCGGCACCATCACCCGCGATACGCCCATTGGCAGTGATTATCGCAGTACCCAGAACGTACGCCGTTTCATGTGTGAACAGTGCGGGGCAGGCTTTCGTTTCGACCGGCCCTTCATGGCCTGGATTCGCAGCGGAGCGCCACGCACCATGGGGGAGGTGGTCGACGAGTGGAAACGCCTCAACGGCGAGACCGGAGCGAGCGCCTTGCCGTAA
- the chrA gene encoding chromate efflux transporter, producing the protein MLRTASDRHPWSIFLIFLRLGLTSFGGPVAHLGYFREEFVSRRRWLSEARYVELIALCQFLPGAASSQVGMAIGLSQAGYRGALAAWVGFTLPSAALLMLVAQGLCAEGEAMAAGALHGLKIVAAAVVAQAVWGMMRTLCPDTPRRVLMVIAACTALSVPGVWGQLAVILFAGLAGWLLLKPADRNGEDALAIDISPQAGVFWLVLFVGLLLGLPALAHLLESQTLSLLDAFYRTGALVFGGGHVMLPLLQAEVVATGWIDKDLFIAGYGATQAVPGPLFTFAAFLGSAMQGWSGGLLCLLAIFAPSFLLLVGVLPFWALLRSRPRVQGAMLGVNAGVVGLLLATLYQPVGISAIFGLLDLALAAVALAALTLGRLAPWLVVLAGALVGWLVL; encoded by the coding sequence ATGCTCCGCACCGCAAGCGATCGCCATCCGTGGTCCATCTTTCTGATTTTCCTGCGCCTAGGGCTGACGTCGTTCGGAGGCCCGGTCGCTCATCTCGGCTACTTTCGTGAAGAGTTCGTCAGCCGCCGACGCTGGTTGAGCGAGGCCCGTTATGTGGAGCTCATCGCGCTCTGCCAGTTCCTGCCGGGCGCCGCCAGCAGTCAGGTCGGCATGGCGATCGGCTTGTCCCAAGCCGGCTACCGCGGTGCGCTGGCCGCCTGGGTAGGCTTCACCCTGCCGTCGGCTGCGCTGCTGATGCTAGTGGCGCAGGGGCTTTGCGCTGAGGGCGAGGCCATGGCGGCCGGGGCACTGCATGGTTTGAAGATCGTCGCCGCCGCCGTGGTCGCTCAGGCGGTGTGGGGCATGATGCGCACGCTTTGTCCGGACACGCCGCGGCGGGTGCTGATGGTGATCGCCGCCTGCACGGCATTGTCGGTGCCGGGTGTATGGGGGCAGCTCGCGGTGATCCTGTTTGCCGGGCTGGCCGGCTGGCTGTTGCTCAAGCCTGCTGACCGGAACGGCGAGGATGCGCTGGCTATCGACATCAGCCCGCAGGCTGGGGTCTTCTGGCTGGTTCTGTTCGTCGGTCTGCTGCTTGGCTTGCCTGCGCTGGCGCACCTGTTGGAGAGCCAGACGCTGAGCCTGCTGGACGCCTTCTACCGAACCGGCGCGCTGGTATTCGGCGGTGGGCACGTCATGCTGCCGTTGCTGCAGGCCGAGGTAGTGGCCACCGGCTGGATCGACAAGGATCTGTTCATCGCCGGTTACGGCGCTACCCAGGCCGTGCCCGGCCCTCTGTTCACCTTCGCGGCCTTTCTCGGTAGCGCCATGCAGGGTTGGAGTGGCGGCCTGCTGTGTCTGCTGGCGATCTTCGCGCCTTCGTTTCTGCTGCTGGTGGGGGTGTTGCCGTTCTGGGCTCTGCTGCGCAGCCGCCCGCGGGTGCAGGGGGCGATGCTTGGCGTCAACGCGGGAGTGGTCGGTCTGCTGCTGGCCACGCTGTACCAACCCGTCGGGATCAGCGCCATCTTCGGCTTGCTGGATCTTGCCCTGGCAGCCGTCGCACTGGCCGCCCTGACGCTCGGCAGGCTTGCGCCCTGGCTGGTGGTGCTGGCTGGCGCGCTTGTCGGCTGGCTAGTACTGTAA